In Leclercia sp. LSNIH1, the genomic stretch TTGGTATTGCGTGAAATTAACGGGCAGTTTCTGCTCTGAGCTGTGGCCAGAATAATGGCATCAGGAAGTTTCATCCCATGCTTCTCGCGGAGCAATACACTTCTTTCAGCAATCTCACGCGTAATATCGATAATCTCGAAAGCGCCCATAACTGCCGCCGTTTTCGCCTCATGGCCGTGCCTGCGAGTCCCAACCATGACTTCCATCCAGGTGATGAGGCTAATTGTCCGGTGCGACGCAGCACTTTCAATGGCATTTGCAGCCTCAATGCGATTATGAAAGAGATCGATGAGAATATTGGTATCAAACACTGCCATGTGTTCCACTGTTACCACTCCTCGCGTAGCTTACGCTCATACTCAAGGCCGTCTTCTTGCTGGTTACCCCACAGACCCAACGCATCACGAATGATCGAGACACTCTGTTGATCGAGATACTGCTCTATTGCTTCTCGTAGTAATTCAGCGCGCGGCTGATTTCTGAGTTTCTTTAGATTATCAAGACGTTGAATAACGTCATCCGATAAATCGATCAGTATTCTGCCCATTGCAAGGTTCGCCAATAAAGCCATATATCGCTCCAGCATATCACCTTTGGTTAATTTTCAGGCAACTTACACCGTCTCATCCTGGGGTTAAAGTAAATTGTCAAAGCCGCGAACACTTTTTCGAGCCGCTTTCCAGAGGCGTTTCTCACCACAGGGGAAATCCTCTTCATGTAGCCAGAATATTGATGACTGGAGGGCGGGTTACATTGCCAGTACGGTGCTTGCTGGCGAGCGGATGCTGTGTCGGCGGAAAGAGAATGAATTAAGAAATCCCACATTGGTGATAAAGCAATTAAGGTTTGCACCCGCAAAGCTAGCAACGCAAAATAAATCGCCCAAGGCAGTGTGATAAAGGGAAAATAATCTTCACGCTCCCCTCTTACCATCATTATTAAATATTTAGTTTCTTTGATTAATGGATTACATCAATGAATAAAAGCGCTCTGGTAATTTTACTGGCTGCCTCTCTGACCAGCAGCCTGGCCTTTGCAAATCATCACACCTTTTCTTTAGGCTACGCGCACAGCGACGTAAAAGATTTTGACAACCTGAACGGCGTTAACGTCCAGTATCGCTATGAATTTGATTCACCGATCGGCCTTCTTGGCTCTTTTACCTGGATGAAAACGCACACTAAACAAGATTATTTAGCAACCCGCGACATTGTTCACAATGATATAGACGTAAATTACTACTCTTTGCTGGCAGGACCGGCGTACCGCATTAATGACTATGTTTCACTCTATGCCCTCGGCGGTACCGCATGGGTAAAAGCGTCCGGGAATACCCGCTGGGTGAATTATGGTCATAATGAAGTGCACCATGACGGTATTTCCGAGCGATCAGCGTCTTTCGCCTGGGGAGTGGGAATGGTGATGAACCCGGTCGATAATCTCTCCATTAATCTCGGCTATGAAGGCACAAAAGCCAGTATGGATCGCGACTATTCAATTAATGGTTTTAACGTGGGCATGGGCTATCGTTTTTAAGTCATTAGCCTGACGATATGAAAATGAGAGTTACCTCTTTTACCACCGGTAACTCTCGAACCCGGACACTACTCCTCCTCGTTCCCGCCCTCTTCATACGCGCCATACGGCTTCGCAGGAAGAACGATATAGGTCCCTTCAAACACCGCGCCCGGTGTTTCATCGCCGAACAGTTCGACCTGCATCTGCACACGTGCCTTGCGGCCTCGCGCCAGGCGGTCGAGATCGCCACCCAGGGCACCCAGGTCGGCGACTGCGCTCGGCTTGCCGCTGATTGGCGCGCTGTAGCGAATATGGGCGTCGGCCAGAATGATGGTGCCACCAAGATGGCGCTCGCGCAGCATGAGCCAGATAAGCCCCCAACCGGTGAGCGTCGCCAGCGAGAAGAGGCTGCCGGCAAACAGGGTGTGGTGCGGGTTCTGGTTGCCGATCTCCGGCATGGTGGTGATAAATTTTTGCCCGGTGTACTGCTGAATGCGCACCCCCATCTTTTCGCTCAGGGGGATGTGCTGATACCAGGCCTGCTGTAGCTGACCACACCAGTCGGCGCGGTGCAGAATATCATCCAGCGAGGCGATGGGTTTGATCATCAAAAAATGACGAATCGGGGTGGTTTGCGGGGTGGTGATTTCGCCCTGGTTTATGAAACCCAGCTTGGCAAAAAACTCTACCGCGTCTTCGCGCGCGCTACAGGTGACGCGCTTAACACCCTCCTGGCGGGCTACGGACTCCAGCGTCATCGCCATTAATGTGCCCAGACCTTTATCCTGTACGGAAGGGTGCACCGCCATAAAGCGGATAGAGGCTTCATTATCGGCATTGATATAGAGCCGCCCAACCGCGACAAGATTGCCCTCTTCATCCATCACCATCTGGTGATGCGCCATCGCGTCCCAGGCGTCGCGTTCCGACCCTTTCGGCTGATGTAATGGCTTACGTAACATCTCCCAGCGGAACTGGTAGTAAAGCGCTAACTCTTCTTCCGTTTGCGGTACTCGAAGGTGATACATAGCTGTACTCTCTCTGGTTACCCGCGGCCATACCGTCAGCTCACTCATATCTGGAGCCAGAAAGTGACAGGGCCATCATTTACCAGCGAAACCTGCATATCCGCAGCGAATCGTCCGGTCTGTGTATGCATCTCTTGCTGGCGGCAACGCTCAACAAAGTATTCATAGAGCGCTTCTGCCCGATCCGGCGCCGCCCCTTTAGAAAAGCTGGGGCGCATGCCGCGCTCGGTATCAGCCGCCAGCGTAAACTGTGACACCACCAGCACGCTGCCACCCGCCTGCTGGACGTTAAGGTTCATCTTGCCATCCGCATCGCTGAAGATGCGGTAACCCAACACGCGTTCACATAAGCGGTTGGCTTTTTGCTCGTCGTCATCCCTTTCGACACCTAACAGGACTAAAAGTCCCGGACCAATTTCACCCGTCACTTCCCCCTCCACGGTGACGCTGGCACGGGTTACGCGCTGAATCAATGCAATCATGGTTGGTCTGCTTCTCGTTGTTTTTCGGCTTCTGCTGCTTTTTTTAGCTCGCGGTATACCCCGAGAGTGACAGTAATTTCCGCGCCAAGCAAGACGATACACCACGTCCAGTAAACCCAGAGGAACAAAATGGGGATCACCGCCAGCACGCCATAAATCAGTTGATAGGAGGGGAACATGGTGATGTAAAGCGCGAATCCTTTCTTGCCCAGTTCAAACAGCAGAGCGGCAACCAGCGCGCCCACCATCGCATCCCGGTTAGGCACGCGCGTCGTAGGCACAATACTGTATAGCAGCCAGAAAGCGAGCCAGGAGAGGAACAGCGGAAAGATCCGCAGCACATCGTCAATCAAGCTGTTGAGATCGCTGGCCCAACGCAAAGAGAGCAGATAGGAACTGATCGCCAGACTGGCTCCAGCCAGTAATGGCCCCAGGGTCAGGATCATCCAGTAGACCGCAAACGAGTAAACTTTAGGCCGTGCGCGGGTGCTGCGCCAGATAGTGTTCAGGGCACTATCAATGGCATACATCAGCAACAGCGCAGTGACAATAAGGCCCACCGCCCCGACCGCCGTCATCTTGCTGGAGTTAGCAACAAACTGCTCAATGTAGTTCTGGATGACATCCCCGGTTGCCGGCATAAAGTTGGCAAAGACAAAATGCCGCAACTGCAGGCTAACGTCCGAAAACATCGGAAAGGCGGCGAAAAGCGCAAAGATGACCGCTACCAGCGGCACCAGAGAGAGCAACGACACATAGGCAAGGTTACCTGCCAGCGTGGTCATGTTGTCCTCATCGATGCGGTGCCAGAGAAGTTTTAGCCACGCACGCAGCGGCCTGGTGTGGTGGCTGGCTTTTTGATGAACGTTTTTTAGCATAACTGCTTCGCAAAGTAGTTCGGTATCGTCTCTTTTCCGGTCACCAGAATTGACGTGATACCTGCCTGGTTAGCTCCCTCTATATTATCGACGTTATCGTCAAAAAAGACGGCATCGGCGGCAGAGAATCCTTCCGCCTGCAGGACGGCCTGATAGATACGCGCCTCCGGCTTACGCATTCCCATCTCCTGAGAGAGATAGATC encodes the following:
- a CDS encoding Ail/Lom family outer membrane beta-barrel protein translates to MNKSALVILLAASLTSSLAFANHHTFSLGYAHSDVKDFDNLNGVNVQYRYEFDSPIGLLGSFTWMKTHTKQDYLATRDIVHNDIDVNYYSLLAGPAYRINDYVSLYALGGTAWVKASGNTRWVNYGHNEVHHDGISERSASFAWGVGMVMNPVDNLSINLGYEGTKASMDRDYSINGFNVGMGYRF
- a CDS encoding PIN domain-containing protein, which gives rise to MEHMAVFDTNILIDLFHNRIEAANAIESAASHRTISLITWMEVMVGTRRHGHEAKTAAVMGAFEIIDITREIAERSVLLREKHGMKLPDAIILATAQSRNCPLISRNTKDFAGIAGVVSPYQL
- a CDS encoding virulence factor BrkB family protein codes for the protein MLKNVHQKASHHTRPLRAWLKLLWHRIDEDNMTTLAGNLAYVSLLSLVPLVAVIFALFAAFPMFSDVSLQLRHFVFANFMPATGDVIQNYIEQFVANSSKMTAVGAVGLIVTALLLMYAIDSALNTIWRSTRARPKVYSFAVYWMILTLGPLLAGASLAISSYLLSLRWASDLNSLIDDVLRIFPLFLSWLAFWLLYSIVPTTRVPNRDAMVGALVAALLFELGKKGFALYITMFPSYQLIYGVLAVIPILFLWVYWTWCIVLLGAEITVTLGVYRELKKAAEAEKQREADQP
- a CDS encoding CopG family transcriptional regulator; amino-acid sequence: MALLANLAMGRILIDLSDDVIQRLDNLKKLRNQPRAELLREAIEQYLDQQSVSIIRDALGLWGNQQEDGLEYERKLREEW
- the dtd gene encoding D-aminoacyl-tRNA deacylase translates to MIALIQRVTRASVTVEGEVTGEIGPGLLVLLGVERDDDEQKANRLCERVLGYRIFSDADGKMNLNVQQAGGSVLVVSQFTLAADTERGMRPSFSKGAAPDRAEALYEYFVERCRQQEMHTQTGRFAADMQVSLVNDGPVTFWLQI
- the fabY gene encoding fatty acid biosynthesis protein FabY, translating into MYHLRVPQTEEELALYYQFRWEMLRKPLHQPKGSERDAWDAMAHHQMVMDEEGNLVAVGRLYINADNEASIRFMAVHPSVQDKGLGTLMAMTLESVARQEGVKRVTCSAREDAVEFFAKLGFINQGEITTPQTTPIRHFLMIKPIASLDDILHRADWCGQLQQAWYQHIPLSEKMGVRIQQYTGQKFITTMPEIGNQNPHHTLFAGSLFSLATLTGWGLIWLMLRERHLGGTIILADAHIRYSAPISGKPSAVADLGALGGDLDRLARGRKARVQMQVELFGDETPGAVFEGTYIVLPAKPYGAYEEGGNEEE